A region of Homo sapiens chromosome 17, GRCh38.p14 Primary Assembly DNA encodes the following proteins:
- the TMEM107 gene encoding transmembrane protein 107 isoform 5 (isoform 5 is encoded by transcript variant 5), translating into MGRVSGLVPSRFLTLLAHLVVVITLFWSRDSNIQACLPLTFTPEEYDKQDIHALPAVTEMALFVTVFGLKKKPF; encoded by the exons ATGGGCCGGGTCTCAGGGCTTGTGCCCTCTCGCTTCCTGACGCTCCTGGCGCATCTGGTGGTCGTCATCACCTTATTCTGGTCCCGG GACAGCAACATacaggcctgcctgcctctcacGTTCACCCCCGAGGAGTATGACAAGCAGGACATTCA TGCCCTTCCAGCTGTCACTGAAATGGCTTTATTCGTCACCGTCTTTGGGCTGAAAAAGAAACCCTTCTGA
- the TMEM107 gene encoding transmembrane protein 107 isoform 2 (isoform 2 is encoded by transcript variant 2) — translation MGRVSGLVPSRFLTLLAHLVVVITLFWSRDSNIQACLPLTFTPEEYDKQDIQLVAALSVTLGLFAVELAGFLSGVSMFNSTQSLISIGAHCSASVALSFFIFERWECTTYWYIFVFCSALPAVTEMALFVTVFGLKKKPF, via the exons ATGGGCCGGGTCTCAGGGCTTGTGCCCTCTCGCTTCCTGACGCTCCTGGCGCATCTGGTGGTCGTCATCACCTTATTCTGGTCCCGG GACAGCAACATacaggcctgcctgcctctcacGTTCACCCCCGAGGAGTATGACAAGCAGGACATTCA GCTGGTGGCCGCGCTCTCTGTCACCCTGGGCCTCTTTGCAGTGGAGCTGGCCGGTTTCCTCTCAGGAGTCTCCATGTTCAACAGCACCCAGAGCCTCATCT CCATTGGGGCTCACTGTAGTGCATCCGTGGCCCTGTCCTTCTTCATATTCGAGCGTTGGGAGTGCACTACGTATTGGTACATTTTTGTCTTCTGCAG TGCCCTTCCAGCTGTCACTGAAATGGCTTTATTCGTCACCGTCTTTGGGCTGAAAAAGAAACCCTTCTGA
- the TMEM107 gene encoding transmembrane protein 107 isoform 3 (isoform 3 is encoded by transcript variant 3): MGRVSGLVPSRFLTLLAHLVVVITLFWSRDSNIQACLPLTFTPEEYDKQDIHPLPLCRLVAALSVTLGLFAVELAGFLSGVSMFNSTQSLISIGAHCSASVALSFFIFERWECTTYCALPAVTEMALFVTVFGLKKKPF; this comes from the exons ATGGGCCGGGTCTCAGGGCTTGTGCCCTCTCGCTTCCTGACGCTCCTGGCGCATCTGGTGGTCGTCATCACCTTATTCTGGTCCCGG GACAGCAACATacaggcctgcctgcctctcacGTTCACCCCCGAGGAGTATGACAAGCAGGACATTCA TCCACTTCCTCTCTGCAGGCTGGTGGCCGCGCTCTCTGTCACCCTGGGCCTCTTTGCAGTGGAGCTGGCCGGTTTCCTCTCAGGAGTCTCCATGTTCAACAGCACCCAGAGCCTCATCT CCATTGGGGCTCACTGTAGTGCATCCGTGGCCCTGTCCTTCTTCATATTCGAGCGTTGGGAGTGCACTACGTATTG TGCCCTTCCAGCTGTCACTGAAATGGCTTTATTCGTCACCGTCTTTGGGCTGAAAAAGAAACCCTTCTGA
- the TMEM107 gene encoding transmembrane protein 107 isoform 1 (isoform 1 is encoded by transcript variant 1), translating to MGRVSGLVPSRFLTLLAHLVVVITLFWSRDSNIQACLPLTFTPEEYDKQDIHPLPLCRLVAALSVTLGLFAVELAGFLSGVSMFNSTQSLISIGAHCSASVALSFFIFERWECTTYWYIFVFCSALPAVTEMALFVTVFGLKKKPF from the exons ATGGGCCGGGTCTCAGGGCTTGTGCCCTCTCGCTTCCTGACGCTCCTGGCGCATCTGGTGGTCGTCATCACCTTATTCTGGTCCCGG GACAGCAACATacaggcctgcctgcctctcacGTTCACCCCCGAGGAGTATGACAAGCAGGACATTCA TCCACTTCCTCTCTGCAGGCTGGTGGCCGCGCTCTCTGTCACCCTGGGCCTCTTTGCAGTGGAGCTGGCCGGTTTCCTCTCAGGAGTCTCCATGTTCAACAGCACCCAGAGCCTCATCT CCATTGGGGCTCACTGTAGTGCATCCGTGGCCCTGTCCTTCTTCATATTCGAGCGTTGGGAGTGCACTACGTATTGGTACATTTTTGTCTTCTGCAG TGCCCTTCCAGCTGTCACTGAAATGGCTTTATTCGTCACCGTCTTTGGGCTGAAAAAGAAACCCTTCTGA
- the TMEM107 gene encoding transmembrane protein 107 isoform 4 (isoform 4 is encoded by transcript variant 4), with protein sequence MGRVSGLVPSRFLTLLAHLVVVITLFWSRDSNIQACLPLTFTPEEYDKQDIQLVAALSVTLGLFAVELAGFLSGVSMFNSTQSLISIGAHCSASVALSFFIFERWECTTYCALPAVTEMALFVTVFGLKKKPF encoded by the exons ATGGGCCGGGTCTCAGGGCTTGTGCCCTCTCGCTTCCTGACGCTCCTGGCGCATCTGGTGGTCGTCATCACCTTATTCTGGTCCCGG GACAGCAACATacaggcctgcctgcctctcacGTTCACCCCCGAGGAGTATGACAAGCAGGACATTCA GCTGGTGGCCGCGCTCTCTGTCACCCTGGGCCTCTTTGCAGTGGAGCTGGCCGGTTTCCTCTCAGGAGTCTCCATGTTCAACAGCACCCAGAGCCTCATCT CCATTGGGGCTCACTGTAGTGCATCCGTGGCCCTGTCCTTCTTCATATTCGAGCGTTGGGAGTGCACTACGTATTG TGCCCTTCCAGCTGTCACTGAAATGGCTTTATTCGTCACCGTCTTTGGGCTGAAAAAGAAACCCTTCTGA